Proteins found in one Populus alba chromosome 14, ASM523922v2, whole genome shotgun sequence genomic segment:
- the LOC118041578 gene encoding probable membrane-associated kinase regulator 6, which yields MESPETLAIESFSRSWLTSVNPSLQGLETALGASLDSSREAISEELDYRMQNSRRSLEEDQNFNFYFPVSQSPDALLHADQLFSDGLIRPIFISQSKSEASSSLNLAPNVPSSLSSKTVSAVQILCRFLGRWKRILPKCFGYVRPLSHRVRDSRISTRVDNVERIAWEAKSQSNSREASPSRRVAYSLDGCHDSERSIHDAVLHCKRSMHK from the coding sequence ATGGAATCCCCAGAAACTCTGGCCATTGAAAGTTTCTCTCGCAGTTGGTTGACCAGTGTCAATCCCTCCTTACAAGGTCTTGAGACGGCCCTCGGAGCATCTCTTGACAGTTCCCGTGAAGCCATCTCCGAAGAATTAGATTACAGGATGCAGAACTCAAGAAGATCGCTGGAAGAAGACCAGAACTTCAATTTCTATTTTCCCGTTTCCCAGTCCCCCGATGCTCTTCTTCATGCTGACCAGCTTTTCTCCGACGGCCTCATCAGACCCATTTTTATCAGCCAGTCAAAGAGTGAGGCCTCCAGTTCCCTGAATTTAGCCCCTAATGTGCCCTCTTCCCTTTCTTCAAAAACTGTTTCAGCTGTTCAGATTCTTTGTCGTTTCCTTGGAAGATGGAAGCGAATCTTGCCGAAGTGTTTTGGATATGTTAGACCTTTATCCCACAGAGTAAGAGACTCAAGAATAAGCACAAGAGTTGACAATGTTGAGAGGATAGCATGGGAAGCTAAGAGCCAGAGCAATTCACGGGAAGCATCTCCGAGCAGAAGAGTAGCTTATTCACTGGATGGTTGCCATGATAGTGAGAGATCAATCCATGACGCAGTTC
- the LOC118041577 gene encoding hevamine-A, with protein sequence MAVLTTTSMQFLLLVILLLATGSNAGGITIYWGQNGNEGTLAETCATGLYEFVDIAFLSSFGSGRNPMMNLAGHCDPYSKGCTGLSSDIESCQSKGIKLMLSIGGGSGSYSLASSDDARQVATYIWNNFLGGQSSFRPLGPAVLDGFDFDIEGGTDLYWDDLARYLSAYSNQGKKVFQTAAPQCPFPDASVGNALKTGLFDYVWVQFNNNPQCQYTSGDITNLEDAWKQLISDIPATVFFLGLPASPEAAGSGFIPVPDLTSNVLPAIKGSVKYGGVMLWSKYYDDQSGYSSSIKADV encoded by the coding sequence ATGGCAGTACTAACAACAACTTCAATGCAATTCCTCCTCTTAGTAATATTACTGCTAGCAACGGGTTCAAATGCAGGTGGCATCACTATTTACTGGGGCCAGAATGGAAATGAGGGTACCTTGGCAGAGACTTGTGCCACGGGATTATATGAgtttgttgacattgcttttcTTTCCAGTTTTGGTAGCGGTCGTAACCCCATGATGAACCTTGCCGGTCACTGCGATCCATACAGTAAAGGTTGCACAGGCTTAAGCTCTGACATAGAATCATGTCAATCCAAAGGCATTAAGCTGATGCTTTCTATCGGAGGAGGTTCCGGAAGCTACTCCCTGGCCTCCTCTGATGACGCAAGACAAGTCGCCACCTATATCTGGAACAACTTCTTGGGTGGACAATCTTCATTTCGTCCGCTCGGCCCTGCTGTTCTAGATGGATTTGACTTTGATATTGAAGGAGGAACAGACCTGTACTGGGATGATCTTGCAAGGTACCTTTCTGCATACAGCAATCAGGGAAAAAAGGTGTTCCAAACGGCAGCACCCCAGTGCCCATTTCCTGATGCGTCTGTAGGAAATGCCCTCAAAACAGGTCTTTTTGACTATGTTTGGGTCCAATTCAACAACAACCCTCAATGTCAGTACACATCCGGTGATATTACCAATCTCGAAGATGCATGGAAGCAATTGATTTCAGACATTCCAGCCACTGTCTTTTTCCTAGGATTACCTGCTTCTCCTGAGGCAGCAGGAAGTGGCTTCATTCCTGTACCTGATTTAACTTCCAACGTGCTTCCAGCCATCAAGGGGTCTGTTAAGTATGGTGGTGTGATGCTGTGGTCCAAGTACTATGATGATCAAAGTGGATACAGCTCTTCCATCAAGGCCGATGTCTAA